The nucleotide sequence CAGCCCACAGGGGCTGACAGGTCCATCCAAAAGGGATAAAATGTGTGCACAAGATGTACAAGAAATAGGCTAAATGCCATCTTGCATTAAAACTTATCACCATTAATATTtcctctcattctctctctcccttaccctctgtctctctcagaAAAATATGACTACGTTGGCCGTTTGTTGAAGCCAGGAGATGAGCCATCTGAGTACACAGATGAGGAGGACATGAAGGATCATCAAAAACATGAATGATCTGCTGAATCATTACAGCAGCTGAAGCCCAGGACTGAGAAGGCCACCATCCAGAATTGTTAACCCCCAGCAAGAAAAGCCCCTCAGAATCTGCCCTTTACCTCAATCGTACAGTGTCCCCACTACTGCTCCATCACAGCTGAGATAAATGCGTCTGTCTAAAAGCCCCTGCTGTTCTGACTGTTCTTTTACCAAAACAGACCAATAGCCTGTCAGAGTTTCTTGTACTCTTCTTGTCTGCTCTTGATACTTCTCCTTAATCCAGCTCCTTTGTCCTTGCCCTTCCATCTTCAGGTCACACCTAAACACCCGATTCGTTGCATAAATACCCTCAAACACTACACCGGTTCTACACCCTAGATCTTCCGTCATGCAGTCTAAACCCCAAACCCTCCGTCATCTACCCTACAGCTCAACGGAGAGTGAAACGGCCTGAGGCTTTTATAGCATGCTGCATATTTGCGTGTTCAGGTTTGGACTGACAATGCGAAGATATGAATAAAAAGGAGGAAAGAGAAAACACTGATTACACATACATTCTTTTTCACATACACTTCATTTTCTTTGGGGACTTCACCATTCAGGACCTCTAAAGTCACGTACATAGAGTGGGGCAGATGCCTGGAGTTCAGTACACAACAGGTTCAAAACCGCAGCTGGGGTctcttttaattatttttgtttccatttaagttttgttgttgttgttgtgcgTGTGATTATTGTAACACGCGTCTCAAACACTTCTGGAGCATTTAAATCTCATGCTTATTCGCTGACTATGAAAACGTTGTCGTTTTAAATCAAAGTAAATGTTGAATGGAAATAGTAACCAATCCAAAAGCCAGATTGTCTGCCATCAGCCAATCAATCCAAAGGTTGGGTGGGTCTGGGGTGGGCGGGTGCTCAGCAATTTTTGTATTGTGTGCACCAATAGTGTGTAGCAATTTTTGTCACAATGTGATTGTAAAACATTAGGGATGGGAAATGTTTTTGGGGGTTCGGGTATCGTTAGCATTATCGccataaaacttgttttatttGAACTGTATAAATCAGAACGGCTGGTTGGGATGAAAAGGGAAGATTAGTAGGGTAGTTTAATTGGATCAGCTCGTCAGCTCATTGGTCAACAGCGCTCTCCCCGTTAATGAAACAGTCAGCGTAGTTATTGTGCCTTATTTCTGTTTAATTCTACTACAGAATAGTCAAGAGATGTAGAAAGATACAGGTATGAAAACCAGAGGGAGAAATTGCAAAGATAAAACGTTCTGCTATGCCCTTTCCACATTATCTGCTCTTACGGGGCTTTCCAGAAGCCAAGGCATCTTTCCCCTCCATTTCCTCAGAGTTCGTCTGACGAGGCTTGCTCATGTCTGTGAGCGAATCCGACACGGGAGGCTCAACCGCCGTTATTGTGACCTTGTACATAGACTTTATGAGCTATTTCAGTGTTACTGCCATATCTGCGCTGTTATTAAACTCCACGCACTGCTGTGTTGTACTGGCCAAAAGATCCATTGCTCTTTCTCTTTGTTTCcatctcttttttttccctcttttgtttttttctctgctgaatttatttttaattgtggGTGATTTTCAAATCCACCCGTAagtgttatattttgtttttcttctcGAGAGGGGAACTACGAGTTTGGAAGAATATTTTGTCTTTGCTGGGGAGGGGATGAGGCGAAATTCAAAAATTTGTGGATTCTGTAAATATGTGTATCATTTTATTAAAGCATGTGCAGCAAACAGTGAGATAATGCTGGCTCTCACGTCATGTATTTAAATGGAGTTTGCAaggatgtgtgtttgtgtgtgtgcgtgtgcgctcaTGAGGAGGACAAGAACATGTTGcagaaataaatacatttggttAATAACTATTGTTATCCTCTACTGTTATATTGCTGTTATCTGCCCTGTTGATGTGTTGATCTTGAGTGTAAAAAATAAGGGTTTTGTCTCACAAAGGGCAATATTTCAAATTGCGTAGCTTTAAAAAAGGCTGCCAAGACTGTAACTGCTAAAAAGCCGAATATGTTGAGAAACCACTAGGTTTAATTGTTTACTAAATGTGCCTTAATGCATCAAATGTCATTCCACCATTATATTTATAGAGAGATTTGGATATTGTCATTGTAAAGCTTATAGCTTGCCTTGCATACATATAGTGAAGGGAGGAAGTTTGTGGTTGGTTGAGGTAATTGTCAGGCTTTAGTTTTAATTACTGAGATTACATATGCAAAGATGTAGTATGTCTAGAAAAATATTTTCTTGTTACTTGCAGACTTTGATACCCTATTTACACAATCAACAATCCAACACAACTAAATTACTTAATGTTTAAACTGCAAGCTCATTTCACGGGACAGTTTGAGCCTGTAATTAACCCAGTTTACAACATTTGAATGTTACTCAATCCAGTTTTGCAAAAGTTTGAGAACTCCATATCTTAAATGAGTATGcctcttattttattattattattaaagggatagttcactttaaaatgaaaattctgtcatcctttactcaccctcaagttgtttcaagcCTCTattagtttctttcttcagctgaacacaagggaagatattttgaacaatgtcagtaaccaaacaactaactggagccattgacttccatagtaggggggaaaaaatattatggaagtcaatggctccagttaactgtttggttcctgacattcttcaaaatatcttcccttatgttcagctgaagaaagaaattcataccgttttgaaacaacttgagggtgattataggatgacagaatttttatttttaagtgaactattCTTTTAAAAGTGACACTAGACTTGGAAGTGGGCAAGCTCAGACTTTTTATGTCTTGATTTTTACACAGTGGCAAGAAAATGAATAGGATACCTGTTAATACTGGTGTCAGTGGTGTTGTTTTTACACCATCAATTATCCTACTTCCTGGATGATATTATTAGTTTCACTAagcaaaaatgacaaaacactAACAACATAGTAGTTGTGGGATATTAACCGCCAGATGTCGCTGAAACCCTGCACCGAAAGAGCTATGAGAAGTTCGACTCATTTCCGCTAATAGGTTCTTTCCAACAATTAAATCGAACCGGTTCAAAATTTCAGCGATTCTTTTGCGTCATGTCGTCCTCCGTGATAGGTCTGTCGTTTTACATGTTCTAAAACGTTCCAGTAACGCGATAAGTTGCactattttttattacaatattttttattcattcacGATCTTGATTCGGTCAAGTTGGTGAATGAATTGATCAAACTCCGTTTTGTGAACTGACTCAACAGATTCAGTGAAAGGATCCGACTCAAATTAACAAATCGGACGTCACTGAACAGAACAGGGGGCATAGTGCGTTTCTTGCGTATTTCATTTCTCGAACGGTATTTCTTTTTCACGTGATGACTATTAGAGAAGAGTCAAATTTGGAGTAGAATTATTTATAACAACTACATATAAAACCGACTGTCTTTTGTTTGGTAAGTCTCGTTTTCTTAAACTGTAAACATTACAGTGTTTAAGCGTCAAGTTATATGGTCGTAATGTAGAAGCAGGTTTTAAACTCTGCAAATGTCGATATCTTGTAGCTTTATACAAAAACACGATATATTATATCGACTCGTATTATTTTCATAACACCGGTCAGAGCATCATTTCCATGCTTGCGTGAATGGTTTTGTGGTTACACAATAACGTGTTTCAGCGGCTGTGTGTAAATGGGATGGGGTGTAACTTAACGTTACCACAGATTCCGATGAATCTCATTTGAGAGGGAAAATGCAGACTGAAATATCTAATTACATGTGCGTATAGTTCTCGTTTGTatcttttatatttaaatttaaaaggtatACATTTCCATGTGTTTCTACATGTTTTCCTACTCACAATAGCACTGCACtgttaaatacttgtttaaattaAGAAATTGTTTAGAATTGTTTCTAGAATTAACTTTAGCCTATTTTTGTACTGTTCTTTCCCATGGACACCCAGACACTTCCTTACAGCCCCCTGAGGGTGGGACCCCTGTTTGAAAACCACATAGACAATTAGCCAATGATGCTTTCTGCTTTTGTGTCTTCTCAgtcatgcatgttttttttttaaaagcattaatACACTTGGTGCAAAGAATCAACAGAAAAGAATTGGGTTTTTTAGCGTAGATGTCTCTATGATGACGTAGCCTACATCATCATCCAAtacaaacctaaaaaaatatatggtcCTGCTGCATGATTTAATTTTTCagtattttctgtaaaaaaaaaaaaaaggtaatgcGAGTATGTGGTTAAATCAGGAATTTTTGGATCCTACAAaatataaactaaatatttttcatTAACTTGTCAAGAATTGTGATGATCTAACAGTTGAGTTGCACTGTAAGTTGGAGCGTGTTcatgattgtgatgatgatggtgtgcTTCACTTTTTGTAGTAGGGACGTTTCTCATCATGGCTGAGCATTTATCCCAGAGTGAACTGGACTACCCTTTCAAGCTCTTGGAATATTTTAATGGATTTCGGATCTCAAAGGTCTGTGGTTTATGCTGTATCTctcaaaaaacacttttttaagAGTGTTTCTGTGCTGCTTCCTACAGGTACAGGAATTACCTCAAACATCAACAGCAGAGCATTTTAATAATCTATTTACCCCATGTGACATTTATTGTTGGATGTTTTAGGAAAAACACAAGATACATTTCTAGTTTCAGCATTATTTGTTCTTCAGATATTCCTCTTTAAAAGGAGAAAAATGTCAGCTGTCTCAAAGTGACCCAAATTTGGTATTTGACCACTGAAAATGTGTACTACAGATTATGATCAATCTCATTTGAGAGGGAAAATGCATGCAGTCTGAAATATTTGTACAGTTCTTATGCCATGCATAAAATGTAAGGTAGTcgtagatttaaaaaaagaaaaaataagtttttacatttataattatttgaCAATTATTTACTCAGTAAATATACATATgtgacatttaatattttggctTTCGTCACTATTTATGTTTGTCTTTcaacagaaaaaatattaacaaaatccAAAGATTTGAGCCTGGGACCTCTGGTTGAGTTGACATGAAATGCCttattttccactgcagcagtcAGGGCTGATTTCGCCTCCAGCAGGACTGGCCTATTACTTTTTAAAAGCCACTGAGTTGAACACTGAGATGACTGTTCAGTTCCTGTTTATCTTAATCCAGCTCCTTTGTTATCTAGTTAGTTTTCCCTTGTTCTCGGGTGTCCGCCACTAGTTTGTCACCATGGTTATTCATTAATTACATCACACACCTGTTGTTATCTTGTCTATATAAGCTCTTCAGTTCATCGTCTGCTGATGTTTGTGTGTAAGCACACTGTTTTATTGGTTTCCTCAGGTTGGATTACTTGAGTTTCTTTatttaataaactaaactatTATCTTCTTCAGCATCCTTCTTCATCTTCTGACGCATAACATATACAAAGGATGTAAATGTTAACCTAAATTCTGATGCCCATTATACGACCCTTAACATTGGGTTTCACCTGGAGAAATAGTGTATATAGTGTGCATTTCTAAAAAAGGAAATGTATCATGACTTCTACAAAATTATTAAGCAGTACtatttcaaaaattaataattataagcataataatataaatcagttattttaaatagtacAATAGTATATCAATAATCAAAATATtagcttttttaaagtaaaaaaacaaaacattaccaTTCCTAGATCAGTAAACAaattttcattattattgtaaaataaaatggcttcagggtgaagaaaaaaaatattaattaaaataaaagatagaggcagcattgtttttttctctccttaaaatgcattttgcatgcatgcatgtatttgctatatctttttttttaagaaatcgCAAACACATACAATGCATATCTCCACTAATATTGGCACCCTTGGTAATTATGAGCAAAGGCGGCTGTGAAAATAagtctgcattgtttatccttttgatctttcattaaaaaaatgtacaaatttCTAACCTTTTATTGAAGTAAAACAATTGAAAGTGGGGAGAaactcacattatgaaataaatgcttttctcttgTTCACAATTATTGCCACCCATCAGAGACTGCTCATaaagaatctctccagatccttcagattcacagaGCCATGTTAGTTCTTCTTAATTATCTTCAGTTCACCACACACTTATTTtttatagggttcaggtcaggggacTGGGATGGCCGTGGCAGAAGCTGGCACATAtttgtcttgattttgttttgatCATTatcctgatggaagatccaaccacAGCCCATTATGAGATTTCTAACAGAGgaaaattcttttattttttttatctgttggtatttgctagaaaACATGATacatgtatctgaacaagatgtcttGGACCTCCAACAAACAAACAGGCCCACAATATTAAAGATCCAGCAATATATTTAAACTTGGCCATGGGGTGCTTTTTATCCCAGTTTGCAGCAAACccatcaaaaatatttttttagttttatctgaccacagaaccaggtcaCATTTGAAgttccagtcgtgtctgacaactgaatataCTGGAGTTTGTCTATAGATAAGCGAGGAAGATTTTTCTTGCAACCCTGTAGGTGCTGTTTGATCTTTCTGACCCCAGGACTCTCTgtaattctccatctgtgatccttggagagtctttgtccaCTCAAACTCTCCTCTTCTCCGTGCATCAGGACGATATAGACACACGTCCTCTTCCAAGCAGATTTGaaacatctttagttgattggaaCTTCTTAACTATTGCCATGATGGTGGAGATGGGGATTGTTAAAGCTTTAGTTCTGTTTTTACAgacactttctattttgtgaagctcaacaatcttttgctgcacatcagaactatgtCCTTTAGTTTTACTAattgtgatgaatgattaggggaatttggcctttgtgtttcctcGTATTTAAGCTCCTGTGTAACAGGAAGAAATAGCTGGAAAATGTCATGTTCCTAGTCACCCTAGTGTGCTAcaaaatttgaatatatttcaGATATTTTACTCAAGAATttctaggggtgccaataattgtggccaacatgcattggagaaaaacatttatttcataatgtgagttTTCCCCCACTTTCACTTGTTTTACTTCAATAAAAGCTTAGaattttgggcatttttgaaTAATACATCAAAGCATAaataatgcagatttattttcacagctgTCTTTGCTCATATTTACTAAGGATGTTAGTGGAGGACACTGTAAATAACATAAGTAGTTCCCACTGATGTTTATATTTAATCTTTCTCCTCCAGGCGATATTCTCAGCTTGTGAGTTAGGGGTGTTCGACCTTCTGCTCCAGTCTCAGAAGGCTGTGAGTGCAGCTGAAGTGGCACAGAAGCTTAGCACCAGTGAAGATGGTATAGAGCGCTTACTGGATGTGCTGGTCGCCATTGAGATTGTGGATGTGGAAGTGATACACGGAACAGGTGAGCTGCTGAATTATTTTATATTCCTTCACAGTAGCTGGAAATAAAATGATTCCTCTAGAATGTTAAGGTGATCAATGTCAGACCAGGATTTGTTTGTTCATAAAATCACCCATCCCTTGTGTCTAGATTATGATTTGCCCAGTCTAAACCTTTACTTTTGTCTTCTCTCATAGCTTATTACAGCAGTACAGATGTCGCTAATCAATACCTGGCCAAGACCAGCCCCAAATCTCTACATGATTTGATCATTTATTACTCTCAGACCATCTACCCACTCTGGAACAATCTGGTAGACGCTGTTAGGTAGGCATCGCCAGGTTCATCACCCATCACTGTTTTGAAAGACACATCTTTCATGATAAATGTGATGTCTGGATGCATCAGGATTTGTGATCTATGAAAAAGAAACGCCTgccttattaaaaataaaatgttgtttggaAGTCTTAGCATttctaaaaaatgaaataaaaaaattgtagaATAATCGGAATATCTGAAAACCTTTCAGGGATGGAAAGAaccagaatgagaaaacctttGGCCTCCCAGCTGAGGAGATCTTCTCTGCCATATACAGGTTtggttgtttttattgttttttttggtaTAATATTAGCAGCACCATATGGGTGAATGTGTTTTGTTGTCCTTAGGCATCACTTGATTAAAAGTAATTTCTTTGACTGCAGTGAGGCAGTCTTAAGCGATTAGCCGCTGGCGCTGTGTAATTCTAGGTCATGGATTTTAAATCCATTCAAATTTGAAGCTTTATGACAGGCTGTTCTCACATCTGGAGGGTTGGTGTATGTGTGCTATAGTGCGTATGTGATTGTTAAAGAATGACTTGTGTATGAACTGTGTGTTTTGGAATCATTCAGGTTTTTGTGatgctgtgagtgtgtgaaggCATATCACAGTCTTTATTTGGGTGCATAGGACTGTAAATggagatatacattttgttaacactttacaataaggatCAATTTATGAACAATAGTtcacttcattagttaacatttaaaggattagttcacccgaaaatgtaaattctgacaTGAATTACTCTCATGTCATTCccaacccgtaagacctttgttcatcttcggaacacaaatgaagatgtttctGATTAAATctgagctctctgacccctccatagacagcaatttactgAACACTTTAAGGTGcagaaatgtaaaaacattgtaaaaatagtccatatgactccagtggttcaatctTCATTTAATGAAGTGACaagaaaaataaagattttattcAAAAACACTGTTGACGTAGTAAATACAGTTCGCCGCTTCCGAGTTACGTTAGAGCTATGCCAGAATGCCAGCTTACCATTGGCCGATGCTGTTCACATGACGCATGCGTGTGATGTTGACGCAGGAGCTAGCCAACGTAAACTGTAGGAGATGgacacaaatgagaagaaattgttgaataaatttgttatttttgttggtttgtttCTGTGCACAAgaagtattctcgtcgcttcataacattaaggttgaaccactagAGTCACattgactattttaacaatgtctttacctttctgggccttgaaagtgttcattaaagggggggggggggggatactccctccggtttctcacaagtttcggagagtttttttccgagtatggctcggcttgacgttaataaagcggaaggtccttgtatgggccgtacgggctctgcTCTCGGTAGGGTGcacgcgcgtgtgactagagcgagagaggaaatgcacgcccatgaacactccgcgccgcgctccactttattcctatgggtgatatCAAGCGatttcaacgcttcagcacagcattccgggaaggcagcgctacatttgaaccgatttgaacgcagaaatgacgggaaacttcacaacatcgcttcagtcgcgtcgcaaagtggatctccaccgttcactgtaccataccaaagaagtgtgtttttgacagagcggtcccagcgataaaggttcagtcTTGCTTTGGAAGcggccggtgagtaaaactgcttcaaatgtctctgctattggctatcgtcgcgtgagtaaacatcagtaaatgacacgatcgcgtgcttcgtcatttaaATGGGCTAACGGACTTTATTGTtattctatgtataacgttacactagtctgacatgcaaaaccgttttgcttgctactgcaaaggtttagtcgcatacaatagtccataaaccgaatcatgtcatcataaactgcgagtaaagacacacaaatgttgacaggccactaaatacagtacataccacagagacggacgtcctgctgttgctgtttctcctgttcaatttatttcagcctcagaatgattctggatcatatctgtattagctgaatctgatcgatagccatgggcttctccacgcttgaggacgtcaccgctttgtgcgctcgtcattctttagctccgcccacacgatacgcctccaggcgctcgttttttttccggaaagactcggtgcagcccatatttcttttataaataaaataaaactaaagacttttcggagatatgaaggaagcaatactactctataggtactcaagatatTGACATGatattgactgaaactgagtgtttcacccccccccccccccccccccctttaaattgctgtctatggaggggtcaagagctctcggatttcatcaaaaatcttaatttgtgttacgAAGATGAATAAAGGTTTGTTTGTCTCACTTTTCATGTGAATCCATCTGGAAAAGATCCATCTGTTGACACCTTTGTGGTATTTTGTTTCAGGTCAGAAGAGGAGATGCTGAAGTTCATGGGACTTATGAACTCTACGTGGGTCATTGACGGCCATGACATAGTGACAGCGTTCGATCTATCTAGCTTCAAGTCCATCATAGATCTGGGAGGTCAGTGTGAATATAGTTCAAGTAGCTTCAGCTCTTTCCCTATAACAATGATTTGAGCTAAAAATAAACGGCTCACAGTTGCAGTTATTATCAAATATGCAAGAGGCAGTAGCATTGCaaattgatattttgagatgctTTGCAGGCTGCTCTGGTGCGTTGGCGCGGGAGCTGGCGAAAGAGTATCCTTCCTCCACTGTCACGGTCCTGGATCTCCCAGCTGTTGTCCAGACTGCTCAGCAGCATTTCGCCCAGCAAGATGACACCATCAGTTTTCAAGAGGGTGTGTAACGATGCATTGTAAGATTGTTAATatttggcatttaaacaattctctaaaattaaaactaaaactaaaatagaTTTGCAAGACTccaaaactaaataaattatGGCGCTTTttctagtttaaaaaaaaatagtggttgtgtaaaaaaaaaaacctatacGCTCATTCATTTTTACCTACTGCACTCCCctaatatagtccacttgaaggagtgaatgaaagtGAGTTATCTTAAACTCTGTTATGGTAATGTTCATGTTCAGAATTATGTTcacataaatgcatattttcaattcaaaaCAGCCATATTTTAGAATAAAAAGTTGATAGAAtacaatttggccatttctaattattgga is from Pseudorasbora parva isolate DD20220531a chromosome 10, ASM2467924v1, whole genome shotgun sequence and encodes:
- the asmt2 gene encoding acetylserotonin O-methyltransferase 2 encodes the protein MAEHLSQSELDYPFKLLEYFNGFRISKAIFSACELGVFDLLLQSQKAVSAAEVAQKLSTSEDGIERLLDVLVAIEIVDVEVIHGTAYYSSTDVANQYLAKTSPKSLHDLIIYYSQTIYPLWNNLVDAVRDGKNQNEKTFGLPAEEIFSAIYRSEEEMLKFMGLMNSTWVIDGHDIVTAFDLSSFKSIIDLGGCSGALARELAKEYPSSTVTVLDLPAVVQTAQQHFAQQDDTISFQEGDFFEGEIPPADLYILARIIHDWKEEKNLKLLRKIHTACHPGGGVLIAEALLFENRRGPTTVQMFSLNMLVQTEGKEHPPSHYTRLLTAAGFRDVQVCRTGKSYDAILALK